A region of Mammaliicoccus sp. Dog046 DNA encodes the following proteins:
- a CDS encoding flavodoxin family protein — protein sequence MITCLLGSSRNNGNSNALAEKLLINTEHKMINLYDKKIDKVIDNRHSTEGFKNIHEDDYDNILDDVMDAETVVFATPLYWYSMSASLKLFIDRWTESLRDTNRPHFKEEMAKKEFIVIIVGGDNPAVKTKPLIDQFKYIFEFMNITNYSFIVGDAVKPLEIEKDVKTLEKINTLNQELVNRNK from the coding sequence ATGATTACTTGCTTATTAGGTAGTAGTAGAAATAATGGGAATTCAAATGCACTAGCAGAAAAATTACTCATAAATACTGAACATAAAATGATCAATCTTTATGATAAGAAAATAGATAAAGTAATAGACAACAGACATTCAACAGAAGGATTTAAGAATATACATGAAGATGATTATGACAATATTTTAGATGATGTTATGGATGCTGAAACTGTTGTATTTGCGACACCATTATATTGGTATTCCATGAGTGCTTCTTTGAAATTGTTTATTGACCGATGGACAGAAAGTCTGAGAGATACGAATAGACCACATTTCAAAGAGGAAATGGCGAAGAAAGAATTTATTGTCATTATAGTTGGTGGAGACAACCCAGCTGTTAAGACAAAGCCGTTAATCGATCAATTTAAATATATTTTTGAATTTATGAACATTACGAACTATTCATTTATTGTTGGAGATGCAGTTAAACCATTAGAAATAGAAAAAGACGTAAAAACACTTGAGAAAATAAATACATTAAATCAAGAACTCGTAAATCGAAATAAATGA
- a CDS encoding LysR family transcriptional regulator yields the protein MNINFIKTFLVASETKNLSKTASLLNYSQSTVSGHIEKLENELGVTLFHRKKYGIELTNEGLTYVKYAQNIIDSNIEFEKEIKGLYHHSESLAVHMQESQFIYRYADKISKWLIDHPNVNITFKTAHSNFHLKEELSNFETDISLITDEYIINHSLNNIPISEDKLVLVTREPLSTFQLSDIERSTILFTEKGCSYREQMESILFKNNINPMQKIEFLGIESLLLHLKNFGGIALLPQFVVDQQLAENQLHLVPLDYEFTTLKTNLLYNAQTHKESVSSFIESVFSIEL from the coding sequence ATGAATATTAATTTTATTAAGACCTTTTTAGTAGCAAGTGAAACTAAAAATCTATCTAAAACTGCGAGTTTATTAAATTATTCTCAATCGACCGTATCAGGTCATATTGAAAAACTAGAAAACGAATTAGGTGTAACCCTCTTTCATAGAAAGAAATACGGCATTGAATTAACGAACGAAGGTTTAACTTATGTAAAATATGCACAAAATATCATCGATAGTAATATAGAATTCGAAAAGGAAATCAAGGGTTTATATCACCATTCCGAAAGTTTAGCTGTTCATATGCAAGAAAGCCAATTTATCTATAGATATGCAGATAAAATCAGTAAATGGCTTATCGATCATCCTAATGTGAATATTACTTTTAAAACAGCACATTCTAATTTTCACCTTAAAGAAGAATTATCCAATTTTGAAACGGATATTTCGTTAATTACTGATGAGTATATTATCAATCATTCTTTAAACAACATCCCTATTTCAGAAGACAAACTCGTTCTAGTTACACGTGAACCACTTTCAACATTTCAATTAAGCGATATAGAACGATCAACTATACTTTTTACTGAAAAAGGCTGTAGTTATAGGGAACAAATGGAGAGCATACTTTTTAAAAACAATATCAATCCGATGCAAAAAATAGAATTCCTTGGTATAGAATCCTTACTCCTTCATTTGAAAAACTTCGGAGGCATTGCATTGTTACCTCAATTTGTTGTTGATCAGCAATTAGCAGAAAATCAATTACACTTAGTTCCTTTAGATTATGAATTTACAACGCTCAAGACGAACCTTCTTTACAATGCACAAACTCATAAAGAAAGTGTATCTTCATTTATTGAAAGTGTCTTTTCAATAGAGTTATAA
- a CDS encoding VraH family peptide resistance protein: MKIKDVLKKSFDDLLDLELNKYNIAVLAVAALVLSSIFTPIFGIPAGLLGGAYYLKNYKS; the protein is encoded by the coding sequence TTGAAAATCAAAGATGTATTAAAGAAAAGTTTTGATGATTTATTAGATTTAGAGTTAAATAAGTATAACATTGCTGTATTAGCAGTTGCTGCACTTGTCTTAAGCAGCATATTCACACCAATATTCGGTATCCCTGCTGGACTTTTAGGTGGCGCTTATTACTTAAAGAACTATAAATCATAA
- a CDS encoding DUF6007 family protein, producing the protein MDNLKESLNNLGWLDLIFLIPLFFLYSYLPTYNVLSFILNVVIVILVSIGLATLSLTIKSILKNKHPKS; encoded by the coding sequence ATGGATAATCTAAAAGAATCATTAAATAATTTAGGGTGGCTAGATTTAATTTTCTTAATACCTTTATTCTTCTTATACTCATATTTACCTACTTATAATGTATTAAGTTTTATATTGAATGTAGTAATTGTTATTTTAGTCTCTATAGGATTAGCTACTTTATCATTAACAATAAAAAGTATTTTGAAAAATAAACATCCCAAAAGTTGA
- a CDS encoding MFS transporter: protein MKELYIVSLLRGITIGFYAPIWIIYLYNSGYNLFLLGVIGTVFEIMKFIFEVPSGAIADKFGIKSNLITSFICLSITWLLFPLSSNVLILITLLLTWALSETLFSGTFESWISQVVKPNEFSKVLFNNTKIFILFIIIISPLSGILYKVNEFLPFALAGMSSLILTLYLITFVKISKNKQHVTEENQSSIVDIIKNSSVTLLKNKRTLNIIIASFFFAFVIDTIDRYWQPYFQHINIDEATFGFVTTVGGIALLILLHMFSMFDKQLNQVPEKYNVLITFIAILLILLLSIGKKVVAFISISLVTIADDLMNALINNALNQEMSNKSTSMATIFSLNGASGALGEILSGIIFGFIILKLGYNLTFIICSALLVIPLLLYIYNVKLQKKKRII from the coding sequence ATGAAAGAACTATACATAGTTTCACTTTTGAGGGGTATTACTATAGGATTTTATGCTCCGATTTGGATTATATATTTATATAATTCAGGATATAATCTTTTTTTATTAGGAGTAATAGGAACTGTTTTTGAAATAATGAAATTCATATTTGAAGTGCCTTCTGGGGCTATTGCTGATAAATTTGGAATTAAATCCAATTTAATAACCTCCTTCATATGTCTTTCAATAACTTGGCTGTTATTCCCGCTTTCTTCTAATGTACTGATACTAATAACATTGTTATTAACTTGGGCTTTGTCTGAGACATTATTTTCAGGAACGTTTGAATCTTGGATCAGTCAAGTAGTAAAACCAAATGAGTTTTCAAAGGTACTCTTCAATAATACAAAGATATTTATTTTGTTCATCATTATAATTTCTCCTTTATCAGGGATTTTATATAAAGTGAATGAGTTTTTACCGTTTGCATTGGCTGGAATGAGTTCATTAATTTTAACTTTATATTTAATCACTTTTGTAAAAATCAGCAAAAATAAACAGCATGTAACTGAAGAAAATCAAAGCTCTATAGTTGATATTATTAAAAATTCAAGCGTTACACTGTTAAAAAATAAAAGAACATTGAACATTATCATAGCTAGTTTCTTCTTTGCTTTTGTCATAGACACCATTGATAGATATTGGCAACCATACTTTCAACATATAAACATAGACGAAGCAACTTTTGGCTTTGTCACTACAGTAGGAGGCATTGCTTTATTAATACTATTACATATGTTTTCTATGTTTGATAAACAATTAAATCAAGTACCAGAAAAGTATAATGTTTTAATTACATTTATAGCTATATTGTTGATTTTATTATTATCGATCGGGAAAAAGGTTGTTGCGTTTATCAGTATTTCTTTAGTAACAATAGCAGATGATTTAATGAACGCTTTAATTAACAATGCTTTAAACCAAGAAATGTCTAATAAATCAACAAGTATGGCAACTATATTTTCTTTAAATGGCGCTTCAGGAGCTTTAGGTGAAATACTATCAGGAATAATCTTTGGATTTATAATTTTAAAATTAGGCTATAATTTAACGTTTATTATTTGTTCTGCTCTATTAGTAATACCATTACTTCTTTATATTTATAATGTGAAATTACAAAAGAAAAAAAGAATTATTTAA